Proteins encoded by one window of Lycium barbarum isolate Lr01 chromosome 11, ASM1917538v2, whole genome shotgun sequence:
- the LOC132618615 gene encoding mitogen-activated protein kinase kinase kinase 18-like encodes MDWTRGHTIGHGSSAAVSVAKSRWSDDVFAVKSVELSQSQFLQKEQKILSQLWSPYIVTYKGYDVTKENDKFMFNLMMEYMSDGTLTDEIQKQGGRIKEQLIGYYTKQILQGLEYIHSKGIAHCDIKGRNILLGKTGAKLADFGCAKWIDPAERDGGAEPIGGTPMYMAPEVARGEEQGCPADIWALGCTIIEMAAGGSPWTNVTNPASLLYRIAFSGQSPEIPKLLSLQAKDFLSKCLRRDSRERWTVKELFKHPFLEESNLNTMANQDFVTSSPTSILDQDIWSSVEESETMDCSIQRVSSIGSPLQRVRELGLNSGELNWRWDDEQRWITVRRRND; translated from the coding sequence ATGGATTGGACCAGAGGCCATACTATAGGCCACGGCTCCTCCGCCGCGGTATCCGTTGCCAAGTCACGTTGGTCCGATGATGTTTTCGCTGTGAAGTCAGTAGAGCTATCTCAGTCGCAATTCTTACAAAAGGAGCAGAAAATTCTGTCCCAATTATGGTCCCCCTATATAGTTACCTACAAGGGGTACGATGTTACAAAAGAGAATGACAAATTCATGTTTAACCTTATGATGGAGTACATGTCTGACGGCACACTTACAGATGAAATTCAGAAACAGGGTGGTCGGATCAAGGAGCAGTTGATTGGGTATTACACGAAGCAAATTCTACAAGGACTAGAATATATACATTCAAAGGGCATAGCACACTGTGACATTAAGGGACGGAACATTTTGTTAGGTAAAACCGGTGCCAAACTTGCCGACTTTGGTTGTGCTAAGTGGATTGATCCGGCTGAGAGGGACGGTGGCGCAGAGCCAATTGGTGGAACGCCGATGTACATGGCACCAGAGGTGGcgcgtggggaagaacaagggTGTCCTGCTGATATTTGGGCATTGGGATGTACTATTATTGAAATGGCCGCTGGTGGATCACCATGGACTAATGTGACTAATCCAGCTTCATTGCTTTACAGAATTGCATTTTCAGGGCAATCCCCTGAAATTCCAAAGTTGCTGTCTTTACAAGCAAAAGATTTCTTAAGCAAATGCTTGAGAAGAGATTCAAGAGAAAGATGGACAGTTAAAGAGCTCTTCAAACATCCATTTCTTGAGGAATCCAATTTGAATACTATGGCAAATCAAGATTTTGTGACAAGCTCCCCGACAAGTATTCTTGATCAAGATATTTGGAGCTCAGTCGAGGAATCAGAAACCATGGATTGTTCAATACAAAGAGTTAGCTCGATAGGTTCTCCTCTGCAAAGGGTAAGAGAATTGGGTTTGAATTCAGGAGAATTGAATTGGAGATGGGATGATGAACAGAGATGGATAACAGTTAGAAGAAGAAATGATTAA
- the LOC132618882 gene encoding mitogen-activated protein kinase kinase kinase 17-like, whose product MDWTRGNTIGHGSFATVSVAKSRFSDDVFAVKSVELSKSQFLHKEQKILSKFSSPYIVSYKGYDVTKDSDKLMFNLMMEYMSDGTLTDAIQKQGGRINEQLIGYYTKQILQGLEYIHSKGIAHCDIKGQNILLVKTGAKIADFGCAKCVDPIGGAVASPSKPIGATPMYMVPEVARGEEQGCPCDIWALGCTIIEMATGGSPWTNVTNPVSLLYRIAFSGESPEIPKFLSLQARDFLSKCLRRDAKERWTAKELLKHPSLEEYYNLNQDFVTSSPTSILDQDIWNSVEESETIDNSIQTISSMNSHLQRVRELNLNSGELNWRWNDDDRWITVRRSSE is encoded by the coding sequence ATGGATTGGACTAGAGGCAATACTATAGGCCACGGCTCATTTGCCACTGTATCCGTTGCCAAGTCACGTTTCTCCGATGATGTTTTTGCTGTCAAGTCTGTGGAGTTATCAAAGTCACAGTTCTTGCATAAAGAGCAGAAAATTCTGTCCAAATTTAGCTCCCCTTATATAGTTAGCTACAAGGGGTACGATGTTACAAAGGATAGCGACAAACTCATGTTTAATCTTATGATGGAGTACATGTCTGACGGCACACTTACAGATGCAATTCAGAAACAGGGTGGTCGGATCAACGAGCAGTTGATTGGGTATTACACGAAGCAAATTCTACAAGGACTAGAATATATACATTCAAAGGGCATAGCACACTGTGACATTAAGGGACAGAACATTTTGTTAGTTAAAACCGGTGCCAAAATTGCTGATTTTGGTTGTGCTAAGTGTGTTGATCCAATTGGTGGTGCAGTTGCTTCTCCCTCCAAGCCAATTGGTGCAACGCCGATGTACATGGTACCAGAGGTGGcgcgtggggaagaacaagggTGTCCATGTGATATTTGGGCATTGGGATGTACTATTATTGAAATGGCCACTGGTGGATCACCATGGACTAACGTGACAAATCCAGTTTCATTGCTTTACAGAATTGCATTTTCAGGGGAATCCCCTGAAATTCCAAAGTTTCTGTCTTTACAAGCAAGGGATTTCTTAAGCAAATGCTTGAGAAGAGATGCGAAAGAAAGGTGGACAGCTAAAGAGCTCCTCAAACATCCATCTCTAGAAGAATATTATAATTTGAATCAAGATTTTGTGACAAGCTCACCAACAAGCATTCTTGATCAAGACATTTGGAATTCAGTGGAGGAATCAGAAACTATAGATAATTCAATACAAACAATTAGCTCAATGAACTCTCATCTGCAAAGGGTAAGAGAATTGAATTTGAATTCAGGGGAATTGAATTGGAGATGGAATGATGATGACAGATGGATCACAGTTAGAAGAAGCAGTGAATAA
- the LOC132619046 gene encoding mitogen-activated protein kinase kinase kinase 18-like has translation MDWTRGHTIGHGSSASVSVAKSRWSDEVFAVKSMELSKSQLLQKEQKILSKLSSPYIVSYKGYDVTKESNKLMFNLMMEYMLDGTLSDEIRRKDGRIKEPLIGYYTKQILQGLEYLHTRGIVHCDIKGQNIFLGKTRAKIADFGCARWIDPVERDSCAEPIGGTPMFMAPEVARGEEQRCPADIWALGCTIIEMATGGSPWANVTNAASLLYRIAFSGQSPEIPKLLSLQARDFLSKCLTRDSKERWTAKELLKHPFLEESNLNCIANQDFVTSSPTSILDQDIWNSVEESETMDFSIQTVCSMDSPFHRVRELGLNSGEFNLKWDDDERWITVRRSSE, from the coding sequence ATGGATTGGACCAGAGGCCATACCATAGGCCACGGCTCCTCCGCCTCCGTCTCTGTTGCCAAATCACGTTGGTCCGATGAGGTTTTCGCGGTCAAGTCCATGGAGCTATCGAAGTCACAGTTGTTGCAAAAGGAGCAGAAAATTCTGTCCAAATTGAGCTCACCTTACATAGTTAGTTACAAGGGGTACGATGTTACAAAAGAGAGCAACAAACTAATGTTTAATCTTATGATGGAGTACATGTTGGATGGTACTCTTTCCGATGAAATCCGGCGAAAGGATGGTCGGATTAAAGAGCCGTTGATAGGGTATTACACGAAGCAAATTCTGCAAGGATTAGAATACCTACATACCAGAGGCATAGTACACTGTGATATAAAGGGACAGAACATTTTCTTAGGTAAAACCCGTGCCAAAATTGCTGACTTTGGTTGTGCCAGGTGGATTGATCCGGTAGAGAGGGACAGTTGTGCAGAGCCAATTGGTGGAACGCCGATGTTTATGGCACCAGAGGTGgcgcgtggggaagaacaaagatgtccAGCTGATATTTGGGCATTGGGATGTACTATCATTGAAATGGCAACTGGTGGATCACCGTGGGCTAATGTGACAAACGCAGCTTCATTGCTTTACAGAATTGCATTTTCAGGGCAATCCCCTGAAATTCCAAAATTGTTGTCTTTACAAGCAAGGGATTTCTTGAGCAAGTGCTTGACAAGAGATTCAAAAGAAAGATGGACGGCTAAAGAACTCCTCAAACATCCATTTCTTGAAGAATCCAATTTGAATTGTATCGCAAATCAAGATTTTGTAACAAGCTCACCAACAAGCATTCTTGATCAAGACATTTGGAATTCAGTAGAAGAATCAGAAACTATGGATTTTTCAATACAAACAGTATGCTCAATGGACTCTCCTTTTCACAGAGTAAGAGAATTGGGTTTGAATTCCGGAGAATTTAATTTGAAATGGGATGATGATGAGAGATGGATCACAGTTAGAAGAAGCAGTGAATAA